Proteins from a single region of Primulina tabacum isolate GXHZ01 chromosome 5, ASM2559414v2, whole genome shotgun sequence:
- the LOC142547265 gene encoding UDP-glucuronate 4-epimerase 6-like, protein MQYHTMIGGSSSPPDTSKTTKLERYNSYIRRVNSTKLLQASSKLLFRVTLFVALVLIFFFTLNYPPLSGDNHHIHATNNFLSSAFYGSGAAWEKQVRHSSTPRRPNGFSVLVTGAAGFVGSHCSLALKKRGDGVLGIDNFNSYYDPSLKRARQKLLKKHEIFTVEGDINDAELLNKLFDIVPFSHILHLAAQAGVRYAMQNPLSYVNSNVAGFVNLLEVAKAADPQPAIVWASSSSVYGLNSEVPFSETDRTDQPASLYAATKKAGEEIAHTYNHIYGLSITGLRFFTVYGPWGRPDMAYFFFTKDILQSKSINVYVTQEDKEVARDFTYIDDIVKGCVGALDTAEKSTGSGGKKRGTAQLRVYNLGNTSPVTVGKLVGILESLLSVKAKKHAIKMPRNGDVPFTHANVSLAYSDFGYKPTTDLATGLRKFVKWYVSYYGIESRVKKEIDASTNEEA, encoded by the coding sequence ATGCAGTACCATACGATGATCGGAGGCTCCTCATCTCCGCCGGATACCAGCAAGACCACCAAGCTCGAGCGCTACAACAGCTACATCCGCCGTGTAAACAGCACCAAACTCCTTCAAGCTTCCTCCAAGCTCCTCTTCCGTGTGACTCTCTTCGTTGCCTTGGTCTTGATCTTCTTCTTCACGCTCAACTACCCGCCACTTTCCGGCGACAACCACCACATTCACGCCACCAACAACTTCTTGTCTTCCGCCTTCTACGGAAGCGGCGCCGCTTGGGAGAAACAGGTCCGCCACTCCTCCACTCCCAGACGGCCTAACGGGTTCTCCGTATTGGTCACCGGAGCCGCCGGGTTTGTCGGGTCGCATTGCTCGTTAGCTCTTAAAAAACGCGGGGACGGTGTGCTGGGGATTGATAATTTCAACTCGTACTACGATCCGTCACTGAAACGGGCCCGGCAGAAGCTGCTTAAAAAGCACGAAATCTTCACCGTCGAAGGGGACATTAACGACGCTGAATTGCTGAACAAATTGTTCGACATCGTTCCGTTTTCGCACATTCTACACTTGGCAGCTCAGGCCGGTGTACGATACGCTATGCAAAATCCACTCTCCTACGTCAACTCCAATGTCGCCGGATTTGTTAATCTACTGGAGGTCGCTAAAGCCGCCGATCCTCAGCCGGCTATCGTTTGGGCTTCATCGAGCTCCGTTTACGGGTTGAATTCGGAGGTTCCTTTCTCTGAAACTGATCGAACGGATCAACCGGCTAGCTTATACGCCGCCACGAAAAAGGCCGGCGAAGAAATCGCCCACACTTACAACCATATATACGGGCTATCCATAACCGGGCTGAGGTTTTTCACCGTCTATGGGCCGTGGGGCAGGCCCGACATGGCGTacttcttcttcacgaaggacaTCCTCCAGAGCAAGTCGATCAATGTCTACGTGACCCAGGAAGACAAGGAGGTGGCGCGTGACTTCACGTACATAGACGACATCGTGAAGGGCTGTGTCGGTGCTCTCGACACGGCGGAGAAGAGCACCGGAAGCGGCGGAAAGAAGCGAGGGACGGCGCAGCTGAGGGTGTACAACCTGGGGAACACCTCCCCGGTGACGGTGGGGAAACTGGTCGGGATTCTGGAGAGTTTGCTGAGTGTGAAGGCGAAGAAGCACGCGATCAAAATGCCTCGAAACGGAGACGTTCCGTTCACGCATGCTAACGTGAGCTTGGCGTACAGTGACTTCGGGTACAAGCCGACCACCGACTTAGCCACCGGATTGAGGAAGTTCGTGAAGTGGTACGTTAGTTATTATGGGATCGAATCGAGGGTAAAAAAGGAAATTGACGCCTCAACCAATGAGGAAGCATAA
- the LOC142544246 gene encoding uncharacterized protein LOC142544246: MGIPYFSGFLMEIGFFIYKQEVEHMGKGDFNIKHTHILEVEIFRAIKFAKPTLVEMVVITRYRECWEHLQTTSGEKLAEDCFSWIYCLATQKINQMDTSLASAALRPPVLDGTNYSLWKVKIRYYIKSIDERAWQRVINGWTSPRMTDRDGDSLPKPETEWTIDEVKSSNYNSKALNAIFTSVDVNMFSLITNCTSAKSAWDILQRHCEGSESVRRTRLRMLTSKFEMMRMEESENILDYDRRLRKIANEAFSLGDPISNERLVSKVLRSLPKRFNIKICAIDEAKDTSQMPLENFISSLRTFEMNIDMQKKDKGKTIALQASNDSYNELLQISKEFNDSDLCEDSISFITKKFSDYLKRIRDKKKDAKPSKSPSLPLLERLQRLPAKQQFQPRNDGKGQSNARKYESVQCRECQGFGHYANECANRLRKNKGYNVSLSDEESDEEEKYNDEDNHTSLNALLTERHCLQVNPLGVATPGRKICEKSICLKSTDSGNSSVDDELEDDEEITLESVQKLYEELFEDWTKRNKLNSSLMKENIDLKAVLAKLEVILSKKDLELGFKDSVFEIGESSKSTVFVKEKTETSTPSQTTSSTKSSPPKRQLAAPIPRKRKRRYVCHYCFKPGHIRPYCFKLKDDRMNQNSSRMLPNTSRNTSHHRPTIRQIWIPNVKTQCNVVYTLLKTNTAGHWYFDSGSSRHMTGSREYLTDYVEQKCGRVTYGGGAKGKIVGKGTLNVEGLSKLHNVIHVEGLNSNLISISQLCDDDLLVKFDKHNCEVFDEANMCIMTGTRSSDNCYQIGEELSCKHVQSTELNLWHQKLGHANFKTLKNLIKYDAVRVLPTSETTRCLELLHMDLMGPMEVESLGDLKKKTAEDDVEDLLKTQTSLENTDVVLDVATSGTTRDTEDTDPQEEAHSDNEAADDGPCIPSKIQKNHPSSQIIGGIREDVQTRKKEKVDYRRMVGLVCMSTMYSQVRFSCFVSQFEPKNVDEALEDEFWINAMHDELEEFV, translated from the exons ATGGGGATCCCCTATTTTTCGG GTTTCCTTATGGAGATAGGATTCTTCATCTATAAACAAGAGGTCGAGCATATGGGAAAAGGCGACTTCAATATTAAACATACACATATACTTGAAGTGGAGATTTTCAGAGCAATAAAATTCGCGAAGCCGACGCTGGTTGAAATGGTGGTGATCACGCGTTACCGTGAATGTTGGGAACATCTCCAGACAACATCTGGGGAGAAGTTGGCCGAAGATTGCTTCTCTTGGATCTACTGTTTGGCAACAC aaaaaataaatcaaatggaCACATCACTTGCAAGCGCAGCACTTCGACCACCAGTCCTAGATGGTACCAATTACAGCCTATGGAAGGTCAAAATCAGATACTACATAAAATCCATAGATGAACGGGCATGGCAGCGCGTCATCAATGGATGGACTTCACCAAGGATGACAGACCGAGATGGTGACAGCTTGCCAAAACCTGAAACTGAATGGACTATTGATGAAGTGAAAAGTTCGAACTACAATTCAAAGGCTTTGAATGCTATCTTTACGTCTGTTGACGTGAATATGTTCAGTTTGATCACAAACTGTACTTCTGCTAAAAGTGCATGGGATATCCTCCAAAGACACTGTGAAGGTTCTGAAAGTGTGCGACGAACCAGATTGAGGATGCTCACTTCCAAAttcgagatgatgaggatggaagAATCTGAAAATATACTAGACTATGATCGTCGCCTACGGAAAATTGCTAATGAGGCGTTCAGCCTTGGAGACCCTATCTCCAATGAACGTTTGGTTAGCAAGGTTCTTCGCTCCCTGCCCAAaagattcaacataaaaatctGCGCAATAGATGAGGCTAAGGACACTTCTCAAATGCCTTTGGAAAATTTTATTAGTTCACTTCGTACCTTCGAAATGAACATTGACATGCAAAAGAAGGACAAGGGGAAGACAATTGCATTACAAGCCTCGAATGACTCATACAATGAACTCCTTCAAATTTCCAAAGAATTCAATGATTCTGATCTCTGCGAAGACTCTATCTCCTTTATCACAAAGAAATTCAGTGACTACTTGAAAAGAATCCgagacaagaagaaggatgcaaaaccatcGAAATCTCCAAGTCTTCCACTCCTTGAAAGGCTACAAAGGCTTCCTGCCAAGCAACAATTTCAACCAAGAAATGATGGCAAGGGACAATCTAATGCAAGGAAGTATGAGTCGGTGCAGTGTAGAGAGTGCCAAGGTTTCGGTCACTATGCCAATGAATGTGCCAACAGATTACGCAAGAACAAAGGCTACAATGTTTCCTTAAGCGATGAAGAATCTGATGAGGAGGAGAAATACAATGATGAAGATAACCATACCTCCTTGAATGCACTGTTGACAGAAAGACACTGCCTGCAGGtgaatcctttaggtgttgccacacctggCCGCAAAATCTGCGAAAAATCAATCTGTCTGAAATCTACAGATTCTGGAAATTCAAGTGTAGATGATGAATTAGAAGATGATGAAGAAATCACTCTTGAGAGTGTGCAAAAACTTTATGAAGAGCTATTTGAAgattggaccaaaagaaacaagctAAACTCAAGTCTTATGAAGGAGAACATTGATCTAAAAGCTGTACTTGCCAAGCTTGAGGTAATATTGAGTAAAAAGGATTTGGAACTTG GTTTCAAAGACAGCGTGTTTGAGATTGGTGAATCTTCAAAATCTACGGTATTTGTGAAAGAAAAAACTGAAACAAGTACACCATCACAAACTACATCTTCAACCAAAAGCTCTCCACCGAAAAGACAACTTGCTGCACCTATTCCTAGGAAAAGAAAACGAAGGTACGTATGCCATTACTGCTTTAAGCCTGGTCATATCAGGccctactgttttaaactcaAGGATGATCGCATGAATCAAAATTCAAGTCGGATGTTGCCCAACACTTCCCGCAACACCTCCCACCATCGACCTACAATAAGACAAATTTGGATACCAAATGTAAAAACTCAATGTAATGTTGTCTATACTTTGTTGAAAACTAACACAGCAGGTcattggtactttgatagtggaagctcacgcCACATGACGGGATCACGAGAATATCTCACCGATTATGTTGAGCAAAAATGTGGTAGAGTGACAtatggagggggagctaaaggaaaaattgttggaaagggTACTTTGAATGTTGAAGGACTGTCAAAGCTCCACAATGTGATTCATGTTGAAGGATTAAATTCAAATCTTATAAGCATTAGCCAATTGTGTGATGATGATTTGcttgttaagtttgataaacataattgtgaagtttttgatgaagCTAACATGTGCAttatgacaggtacaaggtcaTCAGACAATTGCTACCAAATAGGTGAAGaactttcatgcaaacatgtgcAAAGCACCGAACTTAACCTTTGGCATCAAAAACTTGGCCATGCAAACTTCAAAACCTTAAAGAACCTGATTAAGTACGATGCAgtgagag TGTTGCCTACATCTGAGACAACACGCTGTCTGGAGTTACTTCACATGGACCTTATGGGTCCTATGGAAGTGGAAAGCCTCGGAG ATCTCAAGAAGAAAACTGCTGAAGATGATGTTGAAGACCTTCTGAAAACTCAAACCTCACTGGAAAATACAGATGTGGTCctagatgttgcaacatctggtACAACACGTGATACTGAAGACACCGACCCACAAGAAGAGGCTCACAGTGATAATGAGGCAGCAGATGATGGACCGTGTATTCCAAGCAAAATCCAAAAGAAccatccatcatctcaaatcATTGGAGGAATACGTGAAGACGTTCAAACCAGAAAGAAAGAGAAAGTCGATTATAGAAGAATGGTTGGACTAGTGTGCATGAGTACCATGTACTCACAGGTAAGATTTTCGTGCTTTGTATCACAATTTGAACCAAAAAATGTCGACGAAGCTTTAGAAGATGAGttttggataaatgctatgcatgATGAACTTGAGGAGTTTGTTTGA